Genomic segment of Juglans microcarpa x Juglans regia isolate MS1-56 chromosome 7S, Jm3101_v1.0, whole genome shotgun sequence:
ACAGGGCTTTTAATTTCCCCCCAAATATCCACTATTGCAGGGCAGTTCCATAAAACATATTCTATAGTTTCATCTTCAGCTTGACAGATTGGGCACTTGGCATTCTTAGTAACTTTTCTATGCTTTAAATTCACCATTGTTGGGAGGATTTTATTAACAGTTTTCCACATGAAATGCTTAGCAGAACCTGGAACATCAAGATGCCATATCCTCTTCCATACATCAACCTCCTCATTTAACTGAGATGTGCCACTCTTCTCATATTTCTTCTGTTCCACAAAATAGGCACTTCTAATAGTAAATATCTCATTCTTGGATGGACCCCAAATTGGCTTATCTGCACCTCCAAGCCTACTGACAGGGATTGCACAGATCACCTTAGCCTCCTCTTCATTAAAAATTTCTGCTACAACATCCTCCTTCCACCTCCCCTCCTATGCTTCTATTAGTTCACATACTTTAGCATCAACATTTAGGACTTTTATAGAGGATTGAACACAGTGGGTTGTTGGAGTGGGTAACAACTTCTGGCCCCATATGTTTACTGATTTCCCATTTCCAATCCTCCATAGCAGACCCTCCTTCACTAAACCCATGGCAGACCAGATGCTCTTCCATATCAGAGAAGGTGATTTTCCAATGGGTGCCTCAAGAACTTGCACATTTTTATAGTATTTGTCCTTGAAAACTCCTGCAACTAAAGAAAGAGGCTCCTTGAGTAACCTCCATTCTTGTTTTGCTAGCATTGCTCTATTGAAAGATTCCAAGTTTCTAAACCCCATTCTTCCCTCAGCTTTTGCCATGCCCAACCATCTCCACCTCTTCCAATGAATGCCCCTTTCTTTTTTACAGTTACTCCACCAAAAGCTTCAAGATCTCTACACAGTTTCTTTGGCAACTGGAATACACTCATAGTGTAAGTTGGGATGGCTTGGAGAACAGCTTTTGTAAGAACTTCTTTTCTAGCCATAGACAGAAAAATAGTTTTCCAGTTTTGCATCTTCATCCACACTCTTTCCTTTATGCTTCGAAAAGCATTATACCTTGACCTCCCTACAACAGCTGACAAGCCTAGATACCTTTCATAACTATCACATAAAACAACCAAGCCTCttgaaacatcatttttttttacatcttctGTCGTGTTGGAGCTGAAAAAAATGGATGTCTTTTGTTTGTTAAGGGCCTGCCTAGAGGCTTTTTCATAAACTTCTAGAATGGAATAAATAGGTTTCCATTCCCTCTTTAAGGCTCTGCAAAATAACACacaatcatcagcaaaaagaagGTGGTTCACTCGTATGCCTCCCTTACTTATGGTTGTCCCCTTTATTGCTCCCTCCCTCTCTGATTTCAACAGCAGTTGGCTTAGCCCCTTTACACAAATGGGTCCCCTTGCCTAATGCCCCTTGAAGGTAAGAAACTCTTCCCCACTTTCCCATTGACTAAGACTGAATAGCTCACCGATGAAACACATTACATGATCAGCCTGCGCATCTTCATCCCAAACCCAACTTTGTTCATCATAGCTTCAAGAAAAGGCCACTCCACCCTATCATAGgcctttgacatatcaagcTTTATTGCCATAGTCCCAACCCTTCCCTTATGTTTTTTCTTCATGGTATGCAACATCTCATAGGCTATCATGATATTATTAGAAATTAGCCTACTCGGAATAAATGCACTTTGATTGGGTGATATAATTTCTGATAATACTAACTTAATTCTGTTTGCAATTACCTTTGAAATGAGTTTATACAGTACGTTGCAGAGGCTTATGGACCTGAACTCCTTGGCATTGGTAGGGGATTTAACCTTGGGTATAAGTGCAATTAAGGTATGGTTCACCCCCACATTTATCTCTCCTCCATTTAAAAAATCTAGCACTGCCCTACATGTGTCCTCCCCTACAATATGCCAATGATTTTGATAGAAACTTGCCCCAAATCCATCGGGGCCAGATGATTTCAGTGCTGACATTTGTTTAAGAGCTACTTCAACTTCAAAAGCAGTAAAATCCCCTTCCAGCCTCTCATTCATAGCCTCTATAACTTTTGGCTCAGCTAGCATAACACACTTGTCTATATCCTCATCTTTGGTCatagatgatgaaaaaatttcactGAAATAGCCATAGAAAGCACCCTCTATCTCCACCTCTTCCTCCACCATCCTCCCTTGAGAGTCATGATTGCTTTGATagtgtttttcttctttctctgatTAGCACATGCATGATAGAACTTAGTGTTTCTATCACCATATGTTAACCAATGCTTTTTTGCCCTCTGCTTCCACCTTAGATCTTCCTGCTCTAGAAGGACATTAAGCTCTCCTTTTAGCCTCTTTAGTTCACATATATTCTCTggcccctcctcctcctcaattatttttattttttcagacaaCTCTTTGATTTCACCATCCCTTCTTAGAACATAATTTCTACACCATCTACTTAATGAATTTCTACATCCAGCAAGGTCCCTCTGTAACTTTTTTTGTGGCTCATTCACACCAGAGGTCTTTCCCCTTTCAACTTCTATAATTTTTCCACACTCCTCTTTCATATCCCAACTCATTTCATACTTAAAGTTCATTTTCTTGAAATACCTCTGCACATTTCTATTAGCAGTAAGAACAAGGGATTTGTGGTCTGAAACCCAAGTCGCTATAGCCTCCACATTCATATCTTGAAATCTACTAGCCCAACCATGATTAGCTATAGCTCGA
This window contains:
- the LOC121240798 gene encoding uncharacterized protein LOC121240798, yielding MEIFRRALEMSGLSYLGWCGYKFTWSNGHEDESFVKERLDRAIANHGWASRFQDMNVEAIATWVSDHKSLVLTANRNVQRYFKKMNFKYEMSWDMKEECGKIIEVERGKTSGVNEPQKKLQRDLAGCRNSLSRWCRNYVLRRDGEIKELSEKIKIIEEEEGPENICELKRLKGELNVLLEQEDLRWKQRAKKHWLTYGDRNTKFYHACANQRKKKNTIKAIMTLKGGWWRKRWR